A portion of the Meleagris gallopavo isolate NT-WF06-2002-E0010 breed Aviagen turkey brand Nicholas breeding stock chromosome 16, Turkey_5.1, whole genome shotgun sequence genome contains these proteins:
- the LOC104913469 gene encoding periplakin-like, which produces MWWGHGVPKGAPWDVAPLHGHLQRDELLSLFSFPSISSKELTELIERLQKNADQVEKNIVETDSRMQNDLHKIKACQLAQYKELTAQKLTESDKLLYVLDGDAAVARHMKHPQGDMITEDIRQLKERVANLRVKHDQIYNFPLQHIEPQVNWCTVIEEKQDALCGKGFGTDLPLVNSQVEEHNIFHNEVMAIGPHITKEGNKGYTSDLQAKFQKLLASSQQRQQDLNSLQDYMQRCTNKLYWLDQQAKDRTHYDWSDHNLDYPSRRRQYENFIHRKLEEKEEAINKLHADGDQLLAQNHPGKNAIEAHIEAVHADWKEYLNFLICEESHLKFMEDFHKVPDCWDWALGTETGTLKGHLVPTLR; this is translated from the exons ATGTGGTGGGGCCACGGCGTGCCAAAAGGAGCCCCCTGGGACGTGGCCCCTCTGCACGGGCACCTGCAGCGTGATGAgctcctctcccttttctccttccccagcaTCTCCAGCAAAGAGCTGACCGAGCTCATCGAGCGCCTGCAGAAAAATGCCGACCAAGTGGAGAAGAACATCGTGGAGACTGACTCCCGAATGCAGAAT GACTTGCACAAGATCAAGGCATGCCAGCTAGCACAGTACAAGGAGCTGACAGCTCAGAAGCTGACGGAGTCGGACAAGCTGCTCTATGTGCTGGATGGGGATGCAGCCGTTGCCAGGCACATGAAGCACCCCCAGGGGGACATGATCACTGAGGA cATCCGGCAGCTGAAGGAACGAGTGGCAAATCTACGTGTGAAACATGACCAGATCTACAACTTCCCCCTGCAGCACATTGAGCCCCAGGTCAACTGGTGCACTGTGATCGAGGAGAAACAG GATGCGTTGTGTGGCAAGGGCTTTGGGACCGATCTGCCGCTGGTCAACAGCCAAGTAGAAGAGCACAACATCTTCCACAATGAGGTCATGGCCATCGGCCCACACATCACCAAGGAAGGCAACAAG GGATACACGAGCGACCTCCAAGCCAAGTTCCAGAAGCTGCTG GCCAGCTCGCAGCAGCGGCAGCAGGACCTGAACTCGCTGCAGGACTACATGCAGCGCTGCACCAACAAGCTCTACTGGCTGGATCAGCAGGCAAAGGACCGCACGCACTACGACTGGAGCGACCACAACCTGGACTACCCCAGCCGGCGCCGCCAGTACGAG AACTTCATCCACCGGaagctggaggagaaggaggaggccATTAACAAGCTGCATGCAGATGGAGATCAGCTGCTGGCCCAGAACCATCCTGGGAAGAATGCCATTGAG GCACACATTGAGGCGGTCCACGCCGACTGGAAGGAGTATCTCAACTTCCTGATCTGCGAGGAGAGCCACCTCAAGTTCATGGAGGACTTCCACAAGGTACCAGACTGCTGGGACTGGGCCTTAGGAACTGAGACtgggacccttaaaggccactTGGTCCCAACCCTgcgatga
- the LOC104913470 gene encoding periplakin-like, producing MATATAHQRSWHSSHGIGAALPQLHTHMRFPAASRKAREDAGNGTAPPDLEVFAANDTSSRYRHQFLILLYVSHPWHLAGAVPAARIPLVRDSAFLQFQKDAKDAQQLLKKVDTDLDQKYSPEFKDRYQLESLLRELDDQEKALEKYDAVVQSLQERSQHVLPLRYRRLPPPQPIPVEALCEYEGEQGQITRGAHYTLQKNSGDIWEVMDGAGGAISAPGVCFMIPPPDAEAIALADQIADSYVAVKEKTSNCKNILQQRYEGLKADSIGDAASVQGRQLLAGLEKVHSDLDKLEKAITANLRPPLEQSRAVQDSTERSKDLKVQGHRSRLIAPHRDPDPKAEVLPRGLQCGSWCAGCCWCSQSSMKAGAALPPASDQTKIPTLAVQGATSPCAQLSICSARIPCSNSPLPSPPSDP from the exons ATGGCGACGGCCACAGCTCACCAGCGCTCATGGCACAGCTCCCACGGCATCGGCGCGGCTCTGCCCCAGCTGCACACGCACATGAGGTTCCCGGCGGCCAGCCGAAAGGCACGGGAGGATGCTGGAAACGGAACGGCTCCTCCCGATCTTGAAGTTTTCGCAGCGAACGACACGAGCTCGCGTTACCGGCAC CAATTCCTCATCCTCCTCTATGTGTCTCACCCATGGCACCTTGCAGGGGCTGTCCCTGCTGCAAGGATCCCCCTCGTGAGAGATTCTGCCTTTCTGCAGTTTCAGAAGGATGCAAAGGACGCCCAGCAGCTCTTGAAGAAAGTCGATACGGACCTGGACCAAAAGTACAGCCCAGAGTTCAAGGACAGATACCAGCTGGAGTCGCTCCTCAGGGAGCTGGAT GACCAAGAGAAGGCCCTGGAGAAGTACGATGCTGTGGTGCAGTCGCTGCAGGAGCGCAGCCAGCACGTCCTGCCCCTGCGGTACCGCCGGCTGCCACCGCCACAGCCCATCCCTGTGGAGGCTCTGTGCGAGTATGAGGGCGAGCAG GGCCAGATAACCCGAGGAGCCCATTACACCCTGCAGAAGAACAGTGGAGACATCTGGGAAGTGATGGACGGTGCTGGAGGTGCCATCAGTGCCCCGGGTGTCTGCTTCATGATCCCCCCTCCAGATGCAGAGGCAATAGCACTGGCGGACCA GATTGCTGATAGCTATGTAGCTGTAAAGGAGAAGACCTCCAACTGCAAGAACATTCTCCAGCAGCGCTACGAGGGGCTGAAGGCTGACAGCATTGGAG aTGCTGCATCAGTTCAGGGCCGCCAGCTTCTGGCAGGGCTGGAGAAAGTGCACAGTGACCTGGACAAGTTGGAAAAAGCAATAACAGCAAACCTCCGTCCACCGCTGGAGCAGAGTCGGGCTGTGCAGGACAGCACCGAGCGCTCCAAGGACCTGAAGGTACAAGGCCATAGGAGCAGGCTCATTGCGCCACACAGAGACCCTGATCCCAAGGCTGAGGTCCTCCCAAGGGGTCTTCAATGTGGTTCTTGGTGTGCTGGATGCTGTTGGTGCTCTCAGAGCTCCATGAAGGCTGGAGCAGCACTACCACCAGCTAGTGACCAAACAAAAATACCAACGCTTGCAGTTCAAGGTGCAACTTCTCCTTGTGCACAGCTCAGCATCTGTTCCGCTAGGATCCCTTGCAGCAACTCTCCActcccttcccctccttctGACCCCTAA